The stretch of DNA TTTGCAGGTGTTGAATATAATAAATAATTATTTGATTAATAACATGGTGATGCTATTTGAATGACGCAATAAGTTGGACCACTACCATGTTGATTAAAGGGCAAAATCAAACTATATATGAAAGCACTAGTACACGCACTTTTTTTATTGATATTTTTATTGGGAATGGAGGCTTGCCAGACCACCCAAAACTTGACGAAGCCTGCAACCGATCAAGTTATTTATAGTAAGGCTATTCAGGATGCTATGTATGCTACTCCAGCCAAGGTGTCTAATAATTTGGTCGAAATTAATAAAAATAATAAAGAGCTAGTTTGGAAGACCATTGAAGGCGAGGCTTATTTGCTGGTCGTTACTTGGAAACAGAATGTATCTTACTATGAACCTTATTTGGATTCTTCTTTTTATAATACAGGAAATTATCCCATCTGGATTACGACTGCTCCTGAGTTGTTAAATCGGATGAAAGCCGAAAATGCGAGCAATGTAGATCGGAGATTAATTGAACTGTTGGGGTTGCCACCCAATGCTACTTATTCTTATTTTGTAGAATTTTGGGTGCGACCACAAGACCTTTTTCGCCCTTGCCCTGACCGAGAGATTTCGGATTCAAAATGCGAGGTTTGTTTTCCTGCGAATACCGACTCTGCTCATGTAAATTGGATTAACCAAAGTAGAATTGATCGATATTATCCTTGCGAATTATACGATCAATACCCTTGGACTCAGTTAGGATATACCTACGATTGGAACCCCAAAAACAAATCTCATGTTGGATTGAGTGAGTTTGTTATTGGCAAGAATAAAAAAATTGTGGTACATAAAATTTATACCACAGAAGACTACCTAAAAAAAGAATAGAGGTTATTTTTTGATGAAGGTTTCAATTACTCGGATTGGCTTGCGATCTTCATCAATAGCAACAAAGGTAAAGATGCCTGTAATCGCTTTCATGCGACTCTCTTCATACATTTCTTCTAGATAAATATCAACCTGAACTTTGATACTGGTATTTCCTACATAAACGACTTTGGCAACCAGTTCAATTAGTGTTCCAGCAGGGATAGAATGCTTAAAATGCACTTGGTCAGAAGTAACGGTGACCATACGTTTTCTAGAAAAACGAGTAGCACAAATAAACGCTACTTCATCCATCATTTGTAATGCTGTGCCCCCAAAAAGGGTATTGTAGTGATTGGTTGTATTGGGAAGTACTGCCTTAAATATTCTTGTAACAGAATTGTCGATTTTGTCTTGAACCGTCATCGTCATAATTGATATAGAATTTGTACATCTACTTACTTAAAATAAAACAAACTACCTTTCTTTCGAAGGCGGCACAAAACTACTCTTTTTTAAAGAAGAACCAATTTTTTGTAAGCAACTTATGCACAAACAATCTTTATAAGTTTTTTCCAAAAGCGCAATAGCTGTTTTATCGAGTTGAACGCTAGAGCATTGACAGTTGGCAATGTCATTAGCATTACAAATAAAAGTAGTTTGACAGTTAGAACATATTTTTTTCATAGAAGTTGTTAAAAATCAACAGAGTGCTGTAAAAATAAAAAATTAGATAATTGGCAGACGAAACAAAATGGATGATCTGCCAATTATCAAAACTAAAAACATCAGGTAATGAATAGCAGTAGAAGTGCTGACTGTTTATTCAACAACTGGTGCGTTTTATTCATAAATTATTTCAGTATTGGGTAATTCTTTTTTTAAGCGACTAACTTCATCTTCTTCAATGATCGCATTGGTTAAAGTAATTTTCTGAGTAAGCAAGGAAGGAATTTTCTCAGGCAAAGGAGCCAACTTACTACTGGTCAAATCCAGTTCTAATAACTTAATGGTCTCAATAGCTGTAAAAAGTGCATCAATTTCTAGTTCCATACAATTGGTTAAAGAGAGCTTTTCTAACTGCTTTAGTTGAGTTGTTGTTGCAGGGATGGTTTTTAAATCCGTTGAATTTAAACTTAAGACCTTAAGATCCGTTAGTTTTCCAATGGATTCAACAAGTATTTCGATAGAATTTTTATCCAAGTTAAGATATTCTAACTGTTGGAGGTTACTAATGTCGTCAGGAATGGTATTAAGTTCAACTGCTGTTAAATTAAGAGCTTGCAATTTTGAGAAAGTAGCCAATGTATTCCAAAAAGAGGCGGTAGCTATTCCTTTATTTCCCGATAAATCAATGGTAGATAGTTGCGTACATTGAGCAAGTGCATCTGGAACCTGCGCAATGTTATTATAAGCTAATTGGAGTGTTTGTAAAGCCGTTAGTTGGTTGATAACGGGCATGATTTCTTCCCAATTTAATGCAGGGTTGTTTGATAAATCTAAATATTCTAAGGCAGTTAAAGCAGCCAGTCCTTTAGCTTTTAGATCACTAAGTTGAGCCCCATTTAAATCCAAGTAATTTAATGCTCTTAAACTGCCAATATTAAAGCCCAATTTGTTGATTTCATTCTTTCCTAAATCTAAAGTTTTTAGTTCTCTGAGTTGGCGAATAGTTTCTGGAAGATCGGTTAATTGATTGTTGTTTGCTTGTAGTGTTTGAAGCTCTGCCATATCTCCAATACCACCAGGCAATGCAGTTATTTTGTTGTTGTTGATATTCCAATGTTGCAAACCTTCTAAAAGAGAAAAGGCTTCCGATATGGTTTGAATCTCATTGTTCTCCGCACGTAGTGTTTTCATACGGATGAGTTGAGTCATTCTATCGGGGAGTTCGGTAATTTTGTTGTTGGCAATATTTAGAGTTGAAATATAACGACAGTCCATGACCTCTTTAGGAACTTCGGACAACTCATTAAAGGAAATGTCAATATGTCTTAGCGTTTTTATTGGTGCAATATTTTCAAAGGCACTTCTAAAATCCAATTGAGGGTTGTAAGACAACCCAATATATCGGAGCATTGGCATTTTTGCGATGTTTTTAGGCAGTTGAACCAGCAAGTTTTTGCTTAGTTCTAGGTGCTTTAATGTCTTTAGGCTCTTAATGCTATTAGGAAGCACAATAATACTATTATTGCTTAGTTCTAATTTTGCTAAACTGGTGTTTTTAGAAAATAAGCCAAATATTGAATTGATACTATTGGCACGAATGGCGCTGTTTAAATAAAGTTCTTTGAGCGCTTTAAAATCTTTAAAACTTTTAGGAAGCCCTTCTAAGATATTGTTGTCTAAATTTAAAATTTCTAACTTTTTTAAATTGGCAATTTCGTCTGGAAGTTCCTCTAACTTATTATTAGATAAGTTTAGTGTTTGCAAATTTAGACATTGAAACAATTGAGCAGGAAGATTGCTTAGTGTTTGATTGCTTAAATCAACATGAATAACTTGATCTAATTGAAGCGTAGTATCTGATAAAGAGGTGTAAATGGTATCATTTTGAGCATTCGATAGGACGGTAGATAATAGTAGTCCGATAAGTGCAATTATTCGCATTTGGTAATCTTATTTTATGAAGTTGTTTAAAAATGAGTACCCCCCGAAGGAGCAGCAAAGCTAATTTTTTCTATAATCAAGACCAAAGTCTTAGCTCTATTAACGGATGCGTAAAGGAAAAAGAGATGTTATTTAGGATATTAGCTCATTTTTAAGCAATTTCTATGTTAAATGGATTGATTTTGTAGTGTTGAAACCCCTTTTGTATAAAGGCTCTAGATGAAATTGCAAATATATTAAAAGTGTTGTATGGTTTTAGTTTTTTTTTACGTAAAAAAAGCGTTAATGTTCTGTGTTTTAAAAGCATTTAATC from Aureispira anguillae encodes:
- a CDS encoding acyl-CoA thioesterase, whose protein sequence is MTVQDKIDNSVTRIFKAVLPNTTNHYNTLFGGTALQMMDEVAFICATRFSRKRMVTVTSDQVHFKHSIPAGTLIELVAKVVYVGNTSIKVQVDIYLEEMYEESRMKAITGIFTFVAIDEDRKPIRVIETFIKK
- a CDS encoding cysteine-rich CWC family protein, which codes for MKKICSNCQTTFICNANDIANCQCSSVQLDKTAIALLEKTYKDCLCISCLQKIGSSLKKSSFVPPSKER
- a CDS encoding leucine-rich repeat domain-containing protein produces the protein MRIIALIGLLLSTVLSNAQNDTIYTSLSDTTLQLDQVIHVDLSNQTLSNLPAQLFQCLNLQTLNLSNNKLEELPDEIANLKKLEILNLDNNILEGLPKSFKDFKALKELYLNSAIRANSINSIFGLFSKNTSLAKLELSNNSIIVLPNSIKSLKTLKHLELSKNLLVQLPKNIAKMPMLRYIGLSYNPQLDFRSAFENIAPIKTLRHIDISFNELSEVPKEVMDCRYISTLNIANNKITELPDRMTQLIRMKTLRAENNEIQTISEAFSLLEGLQHWNINNNKITALPGGIGDMAELQTLQANNNQLTDLPETIRQLRELKTLDLGKNEINKLGFNIGSLRALNYLDLNGAQLSDLKAKGLAALTALEYLDLSNNPALNWEEIMPVINQLTALQTLQLAYNNIAQVPDALAQCTQLSTIDLSGNKGIATASFWNTLATFSKLQALNLTAVELNTIPDDISNLQQLEYLNLDKNSIEILVESIGKLTDLKVLSLNSTDLKTIPATTTQLKQLEKLSLTNCMELEIDALFTAIETIKLLELDLTSSKLAPLPEKIPSLLTQKITLTNAIIEEDEVSRLKKELPNTEIIYE